A single Watersipora subatra chromosome 7, tzWatSuba1.1, whole genome shotgun sequence DNA region contains:
- the LOC137400350 gene encoding uncharacterized protein codes for MKMDIPVHIGFSILQLAKLRMLEFYYDFMDRYFDRKDFQYVAMDTDSAYMALSAPMDNIVRKEIADIYYKEYGKWFPRMYCDRHADDFQLCKSVPTKLWELQNCCKEVYQYDIRTPGLFKVEFSGHGIVALNSKTYFCWNDETHSTKHSSKGLIQLGQLWMQQ; via the exons atgaaaatggatatacctgtacatatcggattctccatattacaactggctaaacttcggatgttggagttctactatgacttcatggatag atacttcgacagaaaggacttccagtatgtggcgatggatacagatagtgcctacatggctctttcagcacctatggataatatcgttagaaaagagatcgctgatatatactacaaagaatatggaaaatggtttcctaggatgtattgcgatcgacacgcggatgatttccaactctgtaaatctgttcctacaaagttgtgggaattacaaaattgttgcaaagaagtatatcaatatgatataaggactcctggtttattcaaagtagaattttcaggacatggaatagtagccttaaattctaagacttacttttgctggaatgatgaaactcattctacaaagcatagcagtaaaggattaa TTCAATTGGGACAGCTTTGGATGCAGCAATAG